The Acidipropionibacterium virtanenii DNA segment AGTGTCTCGACGGCCAGGTCGGCGCGAGGGCCTTTGGTGAGTGCCTGAACGGCGATCCACCGGTGGGTCCTGGCAGGACTGCTCAGGCGGTCGACGACCCGGACCCGCACCACGTTCTTCCCGATCTCGACCGCGGGCCCGCGGACCGCGGACCCGGCACCGTCGGTCACCAGGACCGACTCCCCGGCCCCGATCCTCCTCACCGCCGCCGCGTGGTGCCCCTCCGCCCCGGATATCTCGACGACCGAGCCGGGCCCGGCGTCACCGATCGCGGCGATGAAGCAGGGTTCGGTCATCCGCCGAAGGCCTCCTTGATGCGGGAGAAGACGCCCTTGGAGCCGGTGGTGTGTACCGAGGCGCTGGTCTCGGTCTCATCGCGGGCCTCGGCCAGGGCGCGCAGCAGGTCGCGCTGCCTGCTGTTGAGCCTGGTGGGGGTGTCGACGAGCAGCGTGACCCCCAGATCGCCGCGGCCCTGACTGCGCAGCTTCGGCACGCCACGGCCGTGCACCACGATGCGGGTGCCCGACTGGGTGCCGGCGGGGATCTCGACGTCGACGCTGCCCTGATCGGCGTCGATGTCCTCGCGGTCGGCCTCCAGGGTGCGCACGGCGACCGTGGTGCCCAGCGCCGCCGCGGTCATCGGCACCGAGATGGCCATCTCCAGATCGGTGCCCTCGCGGCGGAAGACCTCGTGGGGGGCGACCACCAGTTCGACGTAGAGATCGCCGGCGGGTCCGCCTCCGGGACCCACCTCACCCTGGGAGTCCAGGTGGATCCGGTTGCCGTCGGCCACCCCGGCGGGGATCTTGACGTTGATGGTGCGGGAGGTGCGCACCCGGCCCTCCCCGGAGCATTCCGGGCAGGGGTTGGGAATGACGGTGCCGTATCCGCGGCAGGTGGGGCAGGGCTGGGTGGTGCGGATATTGCCGAGGAAGGAGCGCTCGACGGTGGTCACCTCGCCGCGGCCGTCGCAGGTGGTGCAGGTGACCGGCTCGGAATCCTTCTCCGCCCCCTTGCCGTGGCACTTGGGGCACACCACGGCCGTGTCGATGTCCAGGGGCTTGGTGATCCCGAAGGCCGCCTCTGCCAGCGTGAGGCGCATCCGCACCAAGGCGTCCTGGCCGCGGCGCACCCTCGATCTGGGGCCTCGGGAGGAGCCGCCGAAGGGACTGCCTCCGCCGAACATGGCGTCGACCAGATTGGTGAAGTCGAAACCGCCGCCGAATCCGCTGTCCCCGAATCCGCCGGCGGCGGCGTTGGGATCGCCTCCGCGGTCGAAGACGGCGCGCTTCTGCGGATCCTGGAGCACCTCGTAGGCCTCCTGGACCTTCTTGAAGGCGTCCTCGGAGCCCGGCCCGGCGACGTCGGGGTGGAGCTTCATGGCCTTCTTGCGGTAGGCCTTCTTGATCTGGTCCGCGCTGGCGTCGCGGGAGACGCCGAGCACCTCGTAGTAGTCATCGCTCATCTGCTGCGGTCATCCTTCTGACAGGAACCGGCCCACGTACCGGGCGATCGCCCGCACCGCGGCCATGGTCGAGGGGTAGTCCATTCTCGTCGGGCCGACGACACCCAGGCCCGCCCGGCCACCGTCGTCACCATAGGTGCTGGCGACCAGTGACGTCGACCGGAAGTTCTCATCGGGGTTCTCAGTGCCGATGCGCACCGTCAGACCCTCGGCCCCGGAGGAGGTGGCCTCCCCGAGCAGCCTCAGCAGGACGACCTGCTCCTCCAGGGCCTCCAGCACAGGCCGGACCGAGGTCTCGAAGGCCATCCCGAAGCCGGCCAGGTTGGGCACCCCGGCGACCACCACCCGGGCCGACGGGTCGGTGGCGAGGATCTCCAGTACCGCGGCGGCGACGCCGGACACCGCCGCGGAGCTGTCGGGACCGAACTCGTCGATGAACCCGGCCAGGGCCTCAGCGGCCTCGGCAATGGTGCAGCCCACCAGCAGGTCGTTGAGCCGGGACCGGAGCCCCACGATGAACCGTTCGGTGTGCCCGGGCATATCGATGATGCGCTGCTCGACGGTGCCCGAGGAGGTGATGAGCACCACGAGCACCCGATCGGTCGACAGGCTCACCAGCTCCAGATGCAGGACGGTCGCCGAGGAGGCCACCGGGTACTGCATGATCGCCACCTGGTGGGTGATCTGGGCGAGCAGCCGGACTGTGCGGGTCACGATGTCGTCCAGGTCGGCGGCGCCGTTCATGAAACTCATGATGGCCCGCCTCTCGGGGGCCGACAGGGGCTTGACGGTGGCGATCCGGTCGACGAAGAGGCGGTACCCCTTGTCGGTGGGGATACGGCCGGCACTGGTGTGGGGATGGGTGATGTACCCCTCCTCCTCCAGAGCCGCCATGTCATTGCGCACCGTGGCCGGCGAGACTCTCAGGCCGTGTCTCTCGACCAGGGCTTTGGAGCCGACCGGCTCCTTGCTCGAGACGTAATCGGTGACGATGGCCTTCAGTACGTCGAGCTTGCGGTCGTCGAGCACTGTCCCTCCTCACCTGGGATCCCGTAGATTCTGGCACTCATGGATCGGGAGTGCCAGTCTACCGCTCTGCCCAGCCGTGTTCGCCCGGCCGTGTTCGCCCTCTGCCGATCGCGTGCCATGCTGTCGCCATGGACATCACAGCCGAGGTCGAGTGGTCACCGCTGACGGGGAGGGTGTGGACGACGCGCCTGGAGCCCTGCGCGGTGACCTGCGGACTGGTCATCGGCGATGAGCATCTGCTGCTGGTCGACACGGGGTCGACGCCGGATCAGGGCCGCGCACTGGCCTGGGGCGCGGCCCGGGCGCTGGGTCGCCCGGTGGACCGGATCGTGGTGACCCATCATCATGACGACCATGCCGGTGGGCTGGCCGGCGTGCCCGGCGCACAGGCCTGGATGCACCGTGGAGCACTGGCGCACCTGACCGAGCCGCCGGCGGTGGCCCACCCCATCTCACTCATGGCATACCTGGATCTGGGAGGGCTGGGGGCCGAGGTGCTGCACCCCGGCGCCGGTCACACCGACGGCGACCTGATCGTGCGGGTGCCCGGGGAGCAGATCACCTTCACCGGCGACCTCGTGGAGACCTCGGGCGACCCGCAGGCCGACGAGTCCACCGACTTCTGGAACTGGCCTGCCGCGATCGGATCGATGATCACCGCCACCGACGGGAAGGGGCGGTACATCCCCGGCCACGGCGATCCGGTCGACGCCGACGCCGTGATGGCCCAGAACGGGCGGATCTCCCGGTGCGTCGACCAGGTGAAGCAGTCGATGGAGGCCGGGACGCCGGTCGACAAGATCCAGGGTGCTCACGAGTGGCCCTTCGCCCAGGCCACGATCACCGACTGGATTCCCCGGATCGCCGACCAACTGGCCGCCCGGGGAATTACCCGAAAAGGTCTGTTGCCGCTCAGCAGGCGGTGAGACCGCCAGAGGTCACAGACGCCTCAGGGCCCCCGCGACTGCCGAATGGGCCCGCTCGTCGGATGCCACGATCAACGGGTCGCCCGGGATCTCCGTGACACCGAAATCCCGTCCCGACGCGGTCCGCACCACCCCACCGAGTTCACGCACCATCAATGCGCCGGCCAAGTGGTCCCAGGGATGGGAATGCAGGTAGACAGTGGCGTCGACCTCACCTGCACACAGCCGCGGATAATCCACCCCGCAGCACCAGCGCGACCATCCCCACTCCAGCCGCGGCCCCGACGCGGGCTGCGGGGCCTGGTGGAAGGCCTTGTGGGTTGTGACGGCCACCACCGGATCGCCGGAGGGGCCACGGGAGAGGCGCTCGCCGTCGCACCAGGTCCCGGCTCCGGCTTCGGCGAAGTACATGTGACCGCGCCTGGGCTGGAAGATCCAGCCGCGCACCGCCCTGCCGGCGCGCACTTCCGCGACCATCACGGCGTGGTCGTCGGATGCCTTGATGAAATTGCCGGTGCCGTCGATGGGATCGATCACCCAGGCCAGGGGTGCCTCGGGCAGGCCCGACAGGATCGCGGGATCGGCGAAGACCGCCTCCTCCCCCACCGCGACACCGCCTCCACGTGCTACCAGCTCGGCACTCAGAGCCCGTTCCGCCCGCCGGTCGATGTCGGTGACGAGGTCTCCCGGATGAGTCTTCTGGTGGATCTGGGCAGTGCTCAGCGTGCCGAACGCGGGGTCGATGATGCGTTCGGCGACGTCGCGGATGATCTGTGAGACGGCCTCGCCGCTCAATCGGCTCATCCGGCGTCCTCAAGGTGATCCGTGGTGACGAAGTCGATGAGCCGCTCCATCTCGGTGTTGAACCGGGGGTCCAGATCGTGCCA contains these protein-coding regions:
- the dnaJ gene encoding molecular chaperone DnaJ, with protein sequence MSDDYYEVLGVSRDASADQIKKAYRKKAMKLHPDVAGPGSEDAFKKVQEAYEVLQDPQKRAVFDRGGDPNAAAGGFGDSGFGGGFDFTNLVDAMFGGGSPFGGSSRGPRSRVRRGQDALVRMRLTLAEAAFGITKPLDIDTAVVCPKCHGKGAEKDSEPVTCTTCDGRGEVTTVERSFLGNIRTTQPCPTCRGYGTVIPNPCPECSGEGRVRTSRTINVKIPAGVADGNRIHLDSQGEVGPGGGPAGDLYVELVVAPHEVFRREGTDLEMAISVPMTAAALGTTVAVRTLEADREDIDADQGSVDVEIPAGTQSGTRIVVHGRGVPKLRSQGRGDLGVTLLVDTPTRLNSRQRDLLRALAEARDETETSASVHTTGSKGVFSRIKEAFGG
- the hrcA gene encoding heat-inducible transcriptional repressor HrcA → MLDDRKLDVLKAIVTDYVSSKEPVGSKALVERHGLRVSPATVRNDMAALEEEGYITHPHTSAGRIPTDKGYRLFVDRIATVKPLSAPERRAIMSFMNGAADLDDIVTRTVRLLAQITHQVAIMQYPVASSATVLHLELVSLSTDRVLVVLITSSGTVEQRIIDMPGHTERFIVGLRSRLNDLLVGCTIAEAAEALAGFIDEFGPDSSAAVSGVAAAVLEILATDPSARVVVAGVPNLAGFGMAFETSVRPVLEALEEQVVLLRLLGEATSSGAEGLTVRIGTENPDENFRSTSLVASTYGDDGGRAGLGVVGPTRMDYPSTMAAVRAIARYVGRFLSEG
- a CDS encoding inositol monophosphatase family protein, whose protein sequence is MSRLSGEAVSQIIRDVAERIIDPAFGTLSTAQIHQKTHPGDLVTDIDRRAERALSAELVARGGGVAVGEEAVFADPAILSGLPEAPLAWVIDPIDGTGNFIKASDDHAVMVAEVRAGRAVRGWIFQPRRGHMYFAEAGAGTWCDGERLSRGPSGDPVVAVTTHKAFHQAPQPASGPRLEWGWSRWCCGVDYPRLCAGEVDATVYLHSHPWDHLAGALMVRELGGVVRTASGRDFGVTEIPGDPLIVASDERAHSAVAGALRRL